A window of Bradyrhizobium sp. AZCC 1719 genomic DNA:
CATATTGGAGGTCCATCAGGATGACGTCGGCCTGCGTTTCGTCACTCAGCTTGACGAGTCCATCGCGGATCGCCCGGCATGTTTCGTCGAAAGAGGGAGGCGGAGGATTGTGGTCCGGACTTTGCCAGACTGCATTCGTCCCGACCTGCCAGATCACCAGATCGGGCTTTTCGGCGATGACGTCAGTATCGAACCGCTCGAGCTCGATCGGCGCTTCCTGGCCGCCGACTCCCTGGTTGACCATGGTGATCCTGCCTTTCGGATATTGGACCTGAAGAAGCGACAGCAGCCTTTCCGGATAGGGTTTGATCTTGCCGTCGCCGGCCGTCGTCGACGAGCCGATCGCGACGATCTTGGCCCGTCCTCTGGCGAGACTCTGCGCAAAGTGGGTCAGGCGGTGCACGAAGGGGATTGGCTCAACGGGGATCTGTGAGGGATCGCTGTCCATGGGTCACCAGTGTGTTGCAGCCGAGACAACGTGAGGTGGAAGAAGAATAGCGCGCCTCTGCGCGATCGCCTAGCTTTGCGCGCGTGGATCAGCCGCGCCGCTGCGATGAGACGCCGCGCTGGACCTTGATGGTACATCGGGCTGCTGACGTGCCGAGGCCCGCTCGGATATCTCGCACCACAGGTGAGCCAGTTCACATCAGGGCAAAATAACGAGGAATAAAGTGCCCGACGCCCACCTGGCGTGAAACAACACCCCATCGCGTGGGCGGCAAAAAGGAGTCTTCCGATGAAATCCGATTTAG
This region includes:
- a CDS encoding SGNH/GDSL hydrolase family protein — translated: MDSDPSQIPVEPIPFVHRLTHFAQSLARGRAKIVAIGSSTTAGDGKIKPYPERLLSLLQVQYPKGRITMVNQGVGGQEAPIELERFDTDVIAEKPDLVIWQVGTNAVWQSPDHNPPPPSFDETCRAIRDGLVKLSDETQADVILMDLQYVPAVLTPAKKDKAMAMVGAISELAQDAGVNVFRRFAFMKGLHQVEQVSFDRMVDPSDEHRLHDSDWATERVAWAVKLAIVRGVDEAWSSAAASTT